From the genome of Haloplanus vescus:
GGCTGATAATTGGCCCCAGTGATATATACCGACGGGGGCCGCCTGAACGGATAGATGGCTGTCGACGCCAGTCCATCCAGTATCCGCGAGTTTTTCGAGGACGTGGATGAGAGCGACGTGTCGCTAGTGACCATCAACCGCCAGCAGCCAGAGCAGATTCAGGCGTTGCTGGCCGACGCCTTCGACACGCAGTCGGTCGAACTGGCCGAGCGGTCGGTGCCGGACCGGGACGCGAACCTACTCGCGCTTCGCAAGGACGGCCGACTCAGCGCTGTCTCGCCGCTGACGGAGGTGATGGAGTCGTTCCTGCTCGTAAACAGCGACCGGTTCAGGACGCAGACGGGGTTCGACCGCGAGATTCCCGCCGTCCTCCAGGGGCTGGACGAGACGCTATTCGACCTTCGGGGGTATCCGCAGTCGAACAAGGAGAAACTCCTGCT
Proteins encoded in this window:
- a CDS encoding DICT sensory domain-containing protein; this translates as MAVDASPSSIREFFEDVDESDVSLVTINRQQPEQIQALLADAFDTQSVELAERSVPDRDANLLALRKDGRLSAVSPLTEVMESFLLVNSDRFRTQTGFDREIPAVLQGLDETLFDLRGYPQSNKEKLLLILLSRHIERRAYEAGEGRLRSTFQQLSRLQDEHGTRTAYERIAERPVDVHVYGVPDRVPTRLDVTVHGGTSDEYRNAWCVVFRSPRESGAALLAYQYEPNHWRGFWTYDAEMVARVDDYLERGF